CCTCAAGTTCCTCCAGGCTCTTCTGCAGCCCTGGCATACCGCGGTTGAAGCTCCGGCGGAGGCCCAGGGGAAGGTGCTGAGCACTCTCCTGAAGGGATATGTCAAAACCGAATACGGGGAAATGCATGGTGCAGCGCACGTAGAAGGCATTGATGACTACCGCCGTGCATTTCCGGTGGTTACCTATGAAAACTATAAGCCCCTCATTCAGCGCGTAATGGCCGGTGAGACAAAATTACTGCTCAGTGAGGAACCCATTGGCTGGGCCATCACGCGAGGCACAACTAAAGGCGAGTCCAAGTTCATTCCCATGACGCCCACCGACCTGCAGATGAGGGTCAGCGCCGGGCGTGCGATGCTGCACTATGCTGTCAGCAGTAATAGCCATGATCTGCTGGCAGGCGCTAATCTGAACCTGAACTTCCCCTCGGTGGTGGGAAGGGTGCAGGCTGGAGCGAAGGAACTGGAGTATGGTTACAGCTCAGGCATCTACCTGAAGCATGTATCAGCATTCACTCCCATCCACTCAGTCCCCACGCAGGAAGAAATTGACGCCCTCGGTGGAGGCAAGTCCATCCGTGACTGGGAAGCCCGTTTCGAGCTGGCCTATCAGAAATGCAAAGACGAAAACGTGACGATGGTAGGCGGAGTGGCGCCAACAGCCATTCTGTTCGGGCGCTATCTTCGCTGCGCTCATAGAGTCTATCCGAAGAATATCTGGCAGGTACGTGTGATGACTCTGGGCAGCGTGCCTGGCATAAACACCCGATATGAGCCTGCGTTGCGAGCCCTCTATGGGCCGGTCGATATTCGCGAGATCTATGGTACTACTGAAGGAATGTTCGGGCAGCAGAGAGACGACCGCAGAGGCTGGGTGCCCAACTATGACCAGTTCTTCTTTGAGGTGCAGACCCGACGGGGTATAAAGCTACTGTATGAGATGAAGCCTGGCGAGCTGGGTAGCCTCATTGTTTCGACTCCGGTACTGGCCCGCTACAAGAT
This region of Chloroflexota bacterium genomic DNA includes:
- a CDS encoding GH3 auxin-responsive promoter family protein, which encodes MAENQGEETLKFLQALLQPWHTAVEAPAEAQGKVLSTLLKGYVKTEYGEMHGAAHVEGIDDYRRAFPVVTYENYKPLIQRVMAGETKLLLSEEPIGWAITRGTTKGESKFIPMTPTDLQMRVSAGRAMLHYAVSSNSHDLLAGANLNLNFPSVVGRVQAGAKELEYGYSSGIYLKHVSAFTPIHSVPTQEEIDALGGGKSIRDWEARFELAYQKCKDENVTMVGGVAPTAILFGRYLRCAHRVYPKNIWQVRVMTLGSVPGINTRYEPALRALYGPVDIREIYGTTEGMFGQQRDDRRGWVPNYDQFFFEVQTRRGIKLLYEMKPGELGSLIVSTPVLARYKIGDMILAFRPPYFRCIGRDRWWTPLDYAWAEFMTFNLGRL